Genomic window (Deltaproteobacteria bacterium):
CGCAGCGCGGACAGGCGTTGGGCTGGGCGTGGAAGCGCCGGTCGAGGGGGTCCTCGTACTCGGCGCGGCAGAGCGGACACATCTCGAAGTCCGCCATGGTGGTCAGGGCCCTGTCGTAAGGCACGTCCACGACGATGGTGAAGCGGGGGCCGCAGTCGGTGCAGTTTATGAAGGGGTAGCGGTAGCGCCTGTCCCGCGGGTCGAAGAGCTCGCGCAGGCACTCCTCGCAGGTGGCGAGCTCGGGCGGCACGGGCACGAAGGGGTCGGGGCCGCCACGGCTCTCCCTTATGGTGAAGTCCCCGTAGCCCGCCGGTTCAAGGAGCGTCACCTCCACCTCGAAGACCGCGGCCATGGGAGGCCCCTTCTCGACGGCCCGGCAAAAGGCCTCGACCTCCCCGGCCGCCCCCTCGACCTCGACGGTCACGCCCCTGCCGTCGTTGCGCACGAATCCGCCAAGGCCGTGCCTTGCGGCAAGACCGTAGACAAAGGGACGGAAACCGACCCCCTGAACGATGCCCTTTATGACGAGCCTTGCCCTGCGACGCTCCACTGCCGCCCCTCGAAAAGGCCCCGGCAATCACCCCGTATGGCGGTCGCCTTGCATGGCGGCAACCGGCGCGCCGCGCCGGGCGGGTTTCTTTACGCCTTTACGGCCCGCCCCGCCGCTCGCCGCCGAGAAGGCGCGCCTGCAAGGAGACTCCCTCCAGGAGTCTTCAAGGCAACTCCGATCTTTTCCCCCCTGGCCTTCAGCCCCCCTCGTCATCGTGGTCGTGCTCGTGGTCGGCGTAGTGGCCGTGTTCGTGGCTGTGGGTGTAGCCGTCGTGGCTGTGCGGGTGCTCGTGTATGAGGTTCACCCGCTGCAGGAGTCTCCTGTCGGCCAGTATGGAGGCGGCCGGTCCCTCGGCCGCTATGCGGTGGTCTTCGCCGAGCACTATGACGCGGTCGGCCGTGCGCCGGGCCATGTCGAGGTCGTGGGTGGCGGTGACGATGGTCCTGCCCTTCCGGTGCAGCTCTTCGATGAGGCCGATGACCCAGGCCCTGGTGCGGGGGTCGAGTCCGCCGGTCGGCTCGTCGAGGAGAAGGACCGCGGGGTCGAGGGCCAGCACCGAGGCGATGGCGACCTTCTTCTTCTCGCCGCCGCTGAGCTCGTAGGGGGCCCTTTCTCCTATGGAGGCGAGGCCCATGGCGCGGAGCAGGTCCGCCACCCTCTCTTCCACCTCGCCCCCCGGAAGTCCGGCCTGGGCCGGACCGAAGGCTATCTCCTCCCTCACCGTCTGTGAGAAGAGCTGGACGTCGGGGTCCTGGAAGAGCAGGCCCACGCTCTTTCGGAAGAAGGCGTTGAACGCCTCGTCGGCCATGGCCCGCTCGTCGAGACGCCGGCCGAGGAAGCGCACCTCGCCGCCCTGGGCGAATACGAGGGCGTCGAGCAGGTGCAGAAGCGAGCTCTTTCCCGAGCCGTTCGCGCCGAGCAGCGCCACCTTCTCGTTCTCTCGCACCACGAGGTCCACGCCCCGGAGCGCCGGAAAGCGGCCCTGCACGCTGTAGTCGAGAGCCTCGGCCTCGAAGACGGGCACGGCCACCGGAACCCTCACCTCCCCACAACGGCCATCATCACGTCCATCACGTTCGTGCCCGTGGGGCCGGTCCTGAGAAGATCGCCGAGCGTATCGAAGAAGCGGTAGGAGTCGTTTCGGGCGAGATGGCCGGCGGCGTCGAGGCCCGCGGCCCGGGCGCGCACGAGGGTTGCGCCGTCGGCAAAGGCGCCGGCCGCGTCGGTGGGGCCGTCGGTGCCGTCGGTGCCGGCCGACAGCACCGTGACGCCGTCGATGCCGTCGAGCTCCAGGGCCGCCGTGAGGGCGAACTCCTGGTTCCTGCCGCCAAGGCCCCCGCCGGTTACGCGAAGGGTCGTCTCCCCTCCCATGAGGATGCAGGCCGGAGGCCTTGCGGGGTTGCCCGAAGAGAGCGCCTCGCGGGCCACGGCGACGAGAAAACGCGCCGCCTCGTGGGTCTCGCCCGTAATGGTCGAGGTGAGCACCACGGGCCGAAGCCCCAGGCTCCCGGCCCTGCGTGCCGCCGCCGCGAGGGCCGACCTGTTGGTCGCAACGAGCAGGGCCCGCACGCCGTCGAAGATCGGGTCCCCGGGCTTGGGCGTCTCGAAGCGGCCCGAGCGCAGCCCATCGAGCACCGCCCGCGGCGCCCTCTCGGCGATGCCGTACCGCTCGAGCACCGCGAGACAGTCGGCGCAGGTCGTCTCGTCGGGCGAGACCGGCCCTGACGCTATGGTCGAGAGGTCGTCGCCCACCACGTCCGAGATGACGAGGGCGAGAGTGCGGGCCGGGGCGATGAGACGGGCAAGGCCGCCGCCCTTGATGACGGAGAGGTGCTTTCTCACCGCGTTTATCTCGTATATGTCGGCGCCGCTTCGCACGAGGAGCTCGGTCATCGCCTGCTTGTGGGCGAGCGTCACGCCCGGCAGCGGCGCCGGAGCGAGGGCCGAGGCCCCGCCGGAGACGAGGCAGATTACGAGGTCTCTTGCGCCGGCCTTGCGGGCGATCTCCATCATGCGCCGCGCACCGGCGAGACCGGCCTCGTCGGGGATGGGGTGGGCCGCCTCGACGACCTCTATGCGCCTTGTGGGGCGGCCGTGACCGTACTTGGTGACGACCAGGCCCCCGGCGACCCTCCGGCCGAGCACCCCTTCCACGGCGGCCGCCATGGCGGCCGCCGCCTTGCCCGCACCGATGCAGTATACCCCCTCAATCGAGTCGAGGTCGTAGCTGTAGCGGCCCGCCCTGAGGCGGGTCCGGCCCCGCGCCTTCACGAGCGAGAGGGCGGCCTTCACGGCCTTGACCGGATCGGCGGCCTTCAGGGCCTCCCTGAAGACGGCGCGGGCCGCCGCCCTTGGCGATATCTTCCTCCTACCCGCCATATCCGTTGGTTATGGGCATGCGCCGGTCCTTGCCGAAGGCCTTGGGCGTTATCTTTATGCCCGGCGGCGCCTGCCTGCGCTTGTACTCGCTCCGGTCGACCATCCGCACCACGGCCGAGGCCACCTCCCTGTCGAAGCCGAGCGCGAGGAGCTCGTCGAGGCTGCGGTCCTCCTCCACGTAGTGCCTGAGCAGGTCGTCGAGGACGTCGTAGGGAGGAAGCGTGTCCTGGTCGGTCTGGCCGGGGCGGAGCTCGGCCGACGGGGCCCTCGTCAGAATCTCCTCCGGGATGAGCTCGCGGCCCGCACGCTCGTTGTAGAAGCGGGCGAGCTCGTAGACCAGTCTCTTGGGCACGTCCTTTATGACGGCGAAGCCGCCGGCCATGTCGCCGTAGAGGGTGGCGTAGCCGACGCTCATCTCGCTCTTGTTGCCCGTGGTCAGCACGAGCCAGCCGAACTTGTTGCTCAGCGCCATGAGGATGTTGCCCCTTATACGGGCCTGGATGTTCTCTTCCGTCACGTCTGGCGGCCGGTCCTCGAAGACCGGAGCGAGGGTCTTCAGGTAGGCGTCGAAGATGTCGTCCACCGCCACGGTTCGGTGGCTGGTGCCGAGGTTTGCGGCGAGCACGGAGGCGAGCTCCCCGCTGCGGGGCGAAGAGTAGCGCGACGGCATGTAGACCGTCGATACCCGCCCGGCCCCGAGCGCCGCCGAGGCGACGACGGCCACGAGCGCCGAGTCCACGCCGCCGCTCAGGCCCACGAGCACGCGGCCGAAGCCGTTCTTTTCCACGTAGTCGCGCGTTCCGAGCTCGAGGGCCCCGGCCACCTCCTCCAGGCGCCCGAGAGCCGGAGCGATGACCGGCGCCTGCCGCCTCTTCCTCTCCTCTCTCACCGCCCCGTGGAGGTCCACCACCTCGAGGCCGCCGTCGCGCACCAGCCCCGAGACCTTGGAGCGCCGTCTCGTATCGCGCAGCCTCTTCCTTGCGACGGCCTCGATATCGAGATCGGCTATGACCAGGTCTTCCTCGAAGGCCGCGCCCCGGGCCAGCAGCCTCCCCTCCTCGTCGAGTATCATGCTGCGGCCGTCGAAGACCAGCTCGTCCTGACCGCCCACGAGGTTGCAGTACACGACCACCGCCTCGTAGTCCATAGCCCGTGTTGCGAGCATCTCCTCGCGGGTCGCAAGCTTGCCCATGTGGTAAGGCGAGGCGTTGATGTTGACTATCACCTCGGCTCCGCCGAGGGCCTGGACCGCCGCCGGGCCCTCGGGATACCATATGTCCTCGCAGATGCTCACGCCCACGGTCGTGTCGCCGACGACGACGTTGAGCGCCGCGGCGCCGCGCTGGAAGTAGCGCTCCTCGTCGAAGACGCCGTAGTTGGGCAAAAACATCTTCCTGTAGATGCCGGCCACCCGCCCCCCCTGGACCACGGCGGCGGCGTTGTAGATGTAGTCGCGGCGGTCGACGAAACCGATGACCGCCGTCACGGCCTCGATCTGGCAGGCCAGCGTGAAGACGGCCTCGATGTTGTCGCTTATGAACTTGGGCTTGAGCAGCAGGTCCTCGGGAGGATAGCCGGTGACGGCGAGCTCGGGAAAGACGACCATGTCGGCCCCCACCCGGGCGGCCCTGGAGGCATAGTCGCGTATCCTGGCGGCGTTGCCCCTTATGTCGCCTACGCACGTGTTTATCTGGGCCATGGCGATCCTGAAGGTCCGCATGACAAAAGGTTAACAGAAGCGGCGGCGGCTGTAAAGCGCTTCCGCCGAAAAGCGCGGGCGTTGACACCAAGGCCTCGGGCGGCTATGATCAAAAGAAAACCCTGACTCGTTACACCGGGGGAAACTTTCTGTAGCAGGGCCATAGGCCCGCGTTTCCCCCCTGCCCCATCGCATGTTATTCGGGTCTTCGGCTGTACCGGGGGTTCGGCCCGCGCCAGGCGGGATTGTTTTACGCCTTTGCGGCCCGAACCCCCGGCACAGCCCCCCGAGGCAGCCGGCGCGGGCAGTCTGGGGGAAACTTTCTGAAGAAAGTTTCCCCCAGACCCCCTTCAAAGACTTTTAATTCCCTGCGGTTCATCCCGATTTGGCTTGCCAAATCGGGATGAACCGCAGGGCGTCAAAAGTTTTTGGAGGGAGTCTGAGGGAACCGTGGGTCTGTGACCCTTTTTCAAAAAGGTTCCCTCAGCGCAATAAATCAGAACTTCCTTAAAAGTTTGAGGTTGTCATGGGATTGAGGTATCTGGTCTTCTTCATGCTTATCCTGTCGGCGTCGCCCGCAGGGGCCTTCGACTTTTCGCTCTGGGAGGGGCTGCTCGACGACCATCTCTCCCGCGGCGAGCGTGACGGGGTGAGGGCCGTGCTCGTCGATTACAAGGCGGTCTCGGCGGACAGCCGTTTCGGCGAGCTCCTTGCAAGGCTCGACGGCTTCGACCCGGCGGCCCTGTCGACGAGGGAGGCGAGGCTCGCCTTCTGGATAAACGTCTACAACATCATGGCCGTAAAGGTCGTGGTCGACAACTATCCCCTCAGGAGCATAAAGGACGCGGGCGGCATATTCTCTCCCGTGTGGAAGAAGGAGGCCGGACGGGTGGGCGGGAGGGCCTACTCGCTCGACGAGATCGAGCACTCCATACTGAGGAAGATGAACGAGCCGAGGATACACTTCGCCATCGTCTGCGCCTCGCTGAGCTGTCCCGACCTGCGCGACGAGCCCTACAGGGCCGACCGCCTCAACCGCCAGCTCAACGATGCGGCGCGGACCTTTCTCGCCGACCCCACCAAGGGGCTCCGCGCCGACAGGGGCCGCTCCACGCTCTACCTCTCGTCCATCTTCAAGTGGTTCGCCGCCGACTTCGACGCCCGCGGAGGCGTGCTCTTCTACATATCGCGCTTCGTCGACGCCGAGACAAGGGAGTTCATCGCAACCGGTCCGAGAGTGAGGTACATGGACTACAACTGGAAGCTCAACGGCCGGTGAAAGACGGCGTCATAACAAGTCCCGACACGCTGCGCGGCGGGGACCGCCTGCCGCCGGGCCAGCGCCTCGTGGCGGACTGGCCCGTGCTCCACCACGGCGAGCCGCCCGATATCGAGCTTCGCCGCTGGAGGCTCCGCATCCACGGCCTCTGCGCGCCGGAGAGAACGCTCGACTACGACGCCTTCCTCGCGCTGCCGCGAGTGCTGGTGCGCTCGGACATACACTGCGTCACCGGCTGGTCAAGGTTCGACAACCTCTGGGAGGGCGTCTCCACGAGGACCCTGGGGGGACTCGTAGAGATCGACCCCACGGCCCGCCACGTCGTCGTCCACGGTCACGGCGGCTTCACGACCAACCTGCCCCTTGACGACTTCTTCGCCGTCGACTCCCTCATCGCCGTAAAACACGACGGCGAGCTCCTCGACATAGAGCACGGCTACCCGGCAAGGCTCGTGGTGCCGCGCCTCTACTTCTGGAAGAGCGCCAAGTGGGTCACGGCCATCGAGTTCACGGCCGAAGACAGGCCCGGCTTCTGGGAGAAGAGGGGCTACCACAACCACGGCGACCCCTGGAAGGAGGAGCGCTACGGCGAGCCGTAGCGCGGCCTTCGGAGCCGGCGCCTGCGCCTGAAGCGGACGAGCATGCCGGCGGCCGTCGCCGCCCGGATACGGTTGACTCTTCAGTGAAACGAGTGTAAATTCAATATATATACCTGCAACGCAGGCGTCAACGTATTGTTGAAACCGCTTCCACCCGAAGGAGGAGACAGGTGCCGGCAAAGGGGCTTGAACGTCGCCGCCGCCGCATCACAGAGCCCGTTAAAGCCGCGCCTCCTTTAAGGCGATAGGGAGTCATGAGCCGGACGGATCCCCCCGCCAAAAGAGGGCCGGTTTCGATGGACGCTGAAAAACGCATAGCAGAGCTCGAGGCCGAGGTGCGGCGCCTGAGCGCCGAGCTCGAGAGCGCCCGCGCCAGGGACCACGTCAGAGTCGGGGCGCTCAACGCCGTGGTAAGGGACCTGAGCCTCAACACCACCCTCATCGCCCAGGCCAAGGAGGAGTGGGAGGCCATCATAGACGCCATCCCCAACCCCCTCTTCACCCACGACGAGAACCTCAGGGTCCTGCGCTGCAACCGGGCCTTCAAGGAACTGGTGGGACAGGACTACAAGGAGATAATGGGCAGGCCCTACCACGAACTCTTCCGCGGCCTCGACGGTCCGTTCCCCTTCGGGAGCAGAGAGGCCGGCCAGAGGCACGAGCGGGCCTCCGACGAGATCGAGCTCCTCTGGCTCGACCGTGTCTTCAGGGTCAGGCGCTACCCGTCGATCTTCCCCTCGCAGGAAGGCTCGCCCGTCAAGAAGAGCACCCTCTGCATCATGGAGGAGATAACCGAGGAGAGGCGGGCCAAGCTTGCGCTCCTGGAGAGCGAGGAGCGCTTCAGGAACGTGAGCGCCACGGCGAGAGACGCCATCGTCATCATCGACGACAGGGGGACGATCACCTTCTGGAACGAGGCGTCTCGACGGCTCTTCGGCTACACGGAGGAGGAGGCGGTGGGGCGGGAACTCCACCGGCTCATAGCGCCGGACAGACACCATACGGCCATCTACAAGGGGCTCGAGGCGTTCCGCCGCACGGGCGAAGGCCCCGTCATAGGCAGGACCCTGGAGACGACGGGCCTGCACAAGGACGGCGAGGAGGTGCCCGTAGAGCTCTCCATATCGGCCGTCAAGCTCGGCGGAAAGTGGTGCGCCACCGGCATCCTGCGCGACATCACCGAGCGCAAGCGCACCGAGGAGGCCCTCAAGCTCGAGGCGGACATAAACCGCCGCCTGCTCGAGATAGCCGAGAGCTCGAGCGACATGGAGCAGCTCCTGGCCAAGGTGGTCGTCACCGTCAGGGACATCCTCGGCGCCGACGCCTGCCTCGCCTACCTCTGGGACGACGAACGCAGCGTGTTCAGGCCGGCCCGCGAGTGCGGACTGCCCGCCGAGCTGGCCCCTTCCTTCAGGTTCAACCACCCGGACGCCGATATCCCCCTTGCACGACGGCTCATGGAGCTTTCAAGCTGCGTGGTGCTCGAGTCCCGCGACGAGGAGCTCCTCGCCTTTCCGCCCCTCAAGCCCCTGGAAGGGAAGTGCCGGGCCGCGGCCATACCCCTTCATGGCCGCGACAGGCTGCTCGGCTTTCTCCTGGGCGTCTATACGGGCGACTGCGACGCAAGGCCCATCACCGACCGGGAGCGCCGCCTCATGGACGGCGTGGCCCACCAGGTCTCCATCTCCCTCATGGAGGCCATGGAGTACAAGAGCGCGCTCGACAAGACGATGACGCTGTCGCGCAAGATAGAGACCATCCAGGTCATGCACGAGATCGACCGCTCCATACTCTCCACCCTCGACCCCCGCGAGATACTCGAGTCCGTTGCCGCCATGATGGCGCGGGTGGTGCCCTGCGACAGGGCCACCATCGCGCTCGTCGACAGGGAGCGCGGCGGCTTCGTCTACGAGGCGGGCTTCGGACTGAAGGGGCTCAAAAAGGGCGACTTCGTGCCCTTTGCCGACACGAGCACCACCGATGTGGTCGAGACGGGCAGGCCCCAGTACACGGCCGACCTGCGCGAAGACGAGGATAACCTCGCGGCCCTTGAAAGGATGCTCCTCGACGAAGGGATGCTCTCCCACATAAGGACGCCCCTCATCATAAAGGAGGAGGTCGCCGGCGTGCTCACCGTCGGCTGCCGGCGGCCGGCGGCCTACACGCCCGAGGACCTCTCGACGGTGGAAAAACTCGCCTCCCAGGTGGGGCTGGCCCTCTCCAACGCAAGGCTCGTAAAGGACCTCGAGGAGCTCTTCCTCGGAACCGTCAAGACCCTCTCCGAGGCCATAGACACCAAGAGTCCATGGACCAAGGGCCACTCCGACAGGGTCACGAGGATGGCCATCGAGATAGGCCGCGTGCTGGGTCTCGACGACGACGAGCTCAGCGACCTCGAACTGGCCGGACTCCTACACGACATCGGCAAGCTGGCCACAAAGGAGTACATACTCGACAAGCCGGCCGGGCTCACCGAGGAGGAGCTCAACATGATAAGGCTCCACCCCGTCCAGGGCGCCCGCATACTGGCCCCCATAAAACAGCTCACCCGCATAATACCGGCCATACGCCACCACCACGAGTTCTTCGACGGCAACGGCTACCCCGACGGCCTGAAAGACGGCGAGATACCGCTGCTCGCAAGGATACTCACCGTGGCCGACACGGTCGACGCCATGGGCGCCGACCGACCCTACCGCAAGGGCCGCCCCAGGGACGAGATAATCCTCGAGCTCAAACGGTGCTCGGGCACGCAGTTCGACCCCGAGGTGGTGAGGGCCTTCCTCAGCATCTCGTCGACGGTCATGGACTTCTGATTGACGAATCAGGGCGTCTTCCGGGCGGCGAGGACGGCCATCTCTTCCATGCCCTTCGACATATGTATGCCGCCCTGCGCGTCGACGACGAGGCATTCCACGCCGTCGAGGCTGTCGGCCAGCGTCACGGCCCGGTCGGCCCCCATGACGAACATGGCCGTAGAGAGGGCGTCGGCCAGGGCGGGGTCTGCGGCGACGACCGTCGCGCTCTGCGAGGCGCGGGCCGGACGGCCGGTGGAGGGGTCGATTATGTGGTGGTAGCGCACGCCGTCCTTCATGAAGAAGCGCTCGTAGTCGCCGGAGGTGGCCACCGCGCCGTCGGCGATGCGAAGCTCGCCGAGCAGCCGCCCCGGGGCGCGGGGATGGCGTATGCCGATTGTGAAGGGTCTTCCCGAGCCGCCGAAGACGGTCATGTCTCCTCCGGCCGTCACGATGCCGGCCGTAACGCCGTGACTTTTCAGCGCATCGACGGCCCTGCCGACGATAAAACCCTTGGCCACTCCGCCGAGCACCACGGCCATGCCGCCGCGGCGCAGCTCGACGGTCGATTCCCTTGCGTCGACGACGATCCCGCGGTAGTCCACAAGGGGAAGGAGCCGCTCGATCTCCCCGTCCGAGGGGACGGGGCGCTCACTGCCGTCGAAGCTCCAGAGGGCGCCGAGAACACCCACCGTGGGATCGAAGGCCCCGCCCGACAGGCGGGCGATGCGAAGGGCCGTCTCCACGACCTCCACGGTCTCGGCCGACACACGCACCGGACCCCGGCCCGCGCCAAGGCGCGCCACGTCGCTGTCGGGCCGGTAGGCGCTTAACAGGGCCTCCAGTCTCTCGATCTCGGCGAAGGCGGCCTCGGCGGCCTCGTCGAAGCGCGAGCGGTCACCGTCGTAAAGGGCTACCTCCACGAGCGTGCCCATCGCGATACGGGCGTAGGTCTCGACGGAGCGTTCAGGCTGGGGGGCGCGCAGAAAGGCCGCCGTAACGACGAGGGCAACAAAGGCCGTTACGGCGATGTAGAGGGCCGCGGAGCGGCCCCGCTCTCCATGGAATATGCTGGCCATGACGGGGCTGGAGACCTCCAGCGGCCACTTCCCGGACGAGCCCGGGGCCTGCCTCGATAAAACGCCGCCCGCGAAAGCCCCCTTAAGGAAGCTCTGATTAATTACCCTGGGGGAAACTTTCTGTAGAAAGTTTCCCCCAGACCCCCTTCAAAGACTTTTAATTCCCTGCGGTTCATCCCGATTTTGCAAGCAAAATCGGGATGAACCGCAGGGCGTTAAAAGTTTTTGGAGGGAGTCTGAGGGAACCTTTTTACAAAAAGGTTCCCTCAGGGCAATAAATCGGAGTCTCTTTAAAACTCTTCTTCCTCGAGTTCGGAGCGCTCGATGATGCCCAGGCCGGTTTCTTCTTCGTGGCGGCCTCTGACGTGGCGGAGCCGTTCGTCCCGCGACTTGCACTCCACGCACAGTCGCGTAAAGGGCATGACCCGCAGTCTTCCCTCGGTGATGGGTTCGCCGCACTCTTCGCAGTCGCCGTAGGTGCCGTCGCGCAGTCTTTCCAGGGCGTCTTCGATCTCGGCGATCTTTTCGCGGTCGCGGTTGCCGAGCGTGAGCGCCAGCTCGCGCTCGCGCTCGCTGCTCGCGATGTCGTAGATATCGCCTATCTCGAACTTGTGGGTGTCGCTCTCGCTGCGCATCTTCTGGGCGACTTCCTGGAGTATCTGCTGTTTTTCGGCCTCGAGGCGGGCGATCATCTCCTCTGTGAAAGAGGGTTTGCCCTTGGTCCTGGCCTTGCGGGCGGACCGGGGCGCAGCGGCGCCCCTGGCGGCCTGCTTCCTGGCTCCGGTCCTGGAGGTCGCGGCGCCGGACGGCTTTTTGGCCGGCTTTTCGGCGGCCTTCGTCTTCTTTCCGGCCGTCGAGGTTGCTTTGGGTTTTTTGGTCTCAGCGGACATGGCGAAATATGTTATATATGGAGCGGGAAAAAGTCAATCGTTATTTTTTATCGGTACGGCGGGGCCGCGGCTTTAGCCCGGCGGCGCGGAGGACGGCCTGCCCGCCGGGCGCGAAGAGGCGGCGCAGCCCTGGGCGGGAGGCCTTTTCCCTTGACTTTCGAGGGGCGAGGGCCGATAATTTCCGGTACGCAAGCAGCGGGCCGGCCTTCTCCGGCCGGCCCCACGGCGCGGGGGTTCCGCCCGCCCAATCCCTGCGTGCAAGAGGTCTTCGATGGACAGGACGAAAGGGCCTTTAACCGTTCTCTTCGCCGCCCTCTGCTGGACGCTTCTCGTGGGCATGGGCCGGGTGCCCGGTCCGGAGGTGCCCCTGCCCGACGTCGATTTCAGGGCCACCATAATCGATTCACAGGATATCGCCACCGAGTGCAGAAACGTAAGCTGGGACGGGCAGACCTTCTTTTCCGGCCTGCGCGGCAAGGGCGCCGTCTCCATACCCTTCGAGAAGGTGAGGAAGGTCGAGTTCGTAGGCGAGGGCGGGGAGGGACTGGCCGACTTCCAGGTGACGCTCAAAAGCGGCGAGGTCATCGGCGTCTCCCTGGAGGCCCACAAAAAGCTCACGGGCACGACGAGCTTCGGCTCCTACAGGATCGACGCGATCCACATAAAGGAGATCGTCTTCAGGTAGATCCGCCGCACTCCGCCGGGGGAAACGTGGGCCTGTGGCCCTTCTACAGAAAGTTTCCCCCGGTGGAGTGCGGAACCTTCCGGCTTCATCTCCGACAAGGAGGCGGGACACATGGCCTGTTTCAGGAACATCGTCCTGCTCAAGGCCCCCCAGGCAAGCGACGTCCCCCACCCCCAGGACGTATCGGACCTCACCGAGCTGTGCTATCTCGCCGCCGTGGTGAAGGACGAGGTCGAGAGCGTCTCCATACCCGTGGACTTCTACAAGGGCGAGGCGGCCTACCGGGAGTTCGACGAGCATCTCAGGAGCCGCCCCGTGGACCTCGTGGGCATCTCGTCCATGACCGGCGCCTTCAACAACGCCATGCGCCTTGCCGAGGCGGCCAAGCGGGCCGGCAAGTACGTCGTCATGGGCGGCTACCACCCCACGGCCCTCTACGAGGAGGTCCTGCGAAGCCCATGGGTCGACGCCGTCATCCTCGGCGAGGGCGAGGGCGCCTTCAGGGACCTGGTTATAAAGGGCCCGTCGTCCGAGGTGGCGGGGCTTGCCTACATGGAGGACGGCCGGGTGAAGGTGAACCCCGGCCGCCCGGTCATAGGGGACCTCGACGCCCTCCCCTTTCCGCTGCGCTCGGCCCGGCCCCGCCGCTTCGGCGAGGAGGGCGGCGACTACACCATCGACACGGTCTACACCTCGCGCGGCTGCCCCTGGCGCTGTACCTTCTGCGCCAACGACACCGTAAACAAGCGATGGCGGGCCCGCAGCCCCGAAAACGTCGTCGAAGAACTGGCGCTCCTCCACGACCCCCGCAGAAAAAAACTCATAAAGATATGGGACGCAAACTTCCTGACCAACATAAAGCGCGTGGACAGGCTCTGCGACCTCATGCTCGAGCGGGGGCTCACCAACTTCAAGCTCTGGACCGAGACGAGGGCCGAGGACATCGTGCGCGGCGAGGCCGTCATGGCCAAGCTCAGGCGCGTGGGCCTCTCCAACGTGAGCCTCGGCATCGAGAGCCCCAACGCCGAGACGCTGCGGCTCATGAAGAAGAAGAACAGCGACGACGCCTGCCGCCGGGCCGTGGAGATACTCACCCGTCACGGCATAAAGAGCCAGGGCTACTTCATCATAGGCCACTACAACGAGACCGTCGAGGAGACGGAGCGCTACCCCGAGTACGCCCGGGCCCTGGGGCTGAGGCAGGCGGTCTTCATGGTCATGACGCCCTATCCGGGCACGGCCGTATTCAGCGAGTTCGAGCGCGAAGGGAAGATAAGGAGCCGCGACTGGGACCTTTACAACAACTTCTGCACCGTCGTCGAGACCAGGGGCATGGACAGGGCCACGCTCAAGCGCATGTACGCCCGCGTGTGGGGGAGGTTCTACAACAGGCACTCCTTCCTGCGCAAGAAGAGGTTCTTCGACATGGCCCTGCCGCCGCTCTTCAGGCTCCTCGGGCTCTACGCCGTCTTCGCCGTCGACAGGAGCGCGTCGAGAGAGGAGATAAAGGAGTATCTCTTCGAGGCCATAGCCGCCGGCGCCGAGGGGCTCGAGCGCACCTTCGAGGCCGAGGCGCCGCTTCTTTTGCGGCTCTTCGGGGAGCTTACCATAAGGATACGCCACTCGCCGGGCAGGAACATAGACTTTTTCATCCGCCAGGAGGGCGTCAGGCGG
Coding sequences:
- a CDS encoding DUF547 domain-containing protein, which encodes MGLRYLVFFMLILSASPAGAFDFSLWEGLLDDHLSRGERDGVRAVLVDYKAVSADSRFGELLARLDGFDPAALSTREARLAFWINVYNIMAVKVVVDNYPLRSIKDAGGIFSPVWKKEAGRVGGRAYSLDEIEHSILRKMNEPRIHFAIVCASLSCPDLRDEPYRADRLNRQLNDAARTFLADPTKGLRADRGRSTLYLSSIFKWFAADFDARGGVLFYISRFVDAETREFIATGPRVRYMDYNWKLNGR
- a CDS encoding ATP-binding cassette domain-containing protein, producing the protein MAVPVFEAEALDYSVQGRFPALRGVDLVVRENEKVALLGANGSGKSSLLHLLDALVFAQGGEVRFLGRRLDERAMADEAFNAFFRKSVGLLFQDPDVQLFSQTVREEIAFGPAQAGLPGGEVEERVADLLRAMGLASIGERAPYELSGGEKKKVAIASVLALDPAVLLLDEPTGGLDPRTRAWVIGLIEELHRKGRTIVTATHDLDMARRTADRVIVLGEDHRIAAEGPAASILADRRLLQRVNLIHEHPHSHDGYTHSHEHGHYADHEHDHDDEGG
- a CDS encoding glycerate kinase yields the protein MAGRRKISPRAAARAVFREALKAADPVKAVKAALSLVKARGRTRLRAGRYSYDLDSIEGVYCIGAGKAAAAMAAAVEGVLGRRVAGGLVVTKYGHGRPTRRIEVVEAAHPIPDEAGLAGARRMMEIARKAGARDLVICLVSGGASALAPAPLPGVTLAHKQAMTELLVRSGADIYEINAVRKHLSVIKGGGLARLIAPARTLALVISDVVGDDLSTIASGPVSPDETTCADCLAVLERYGIAERAPRAVLDGLRSGRFETPKPGDPIFDGVRALLVATNRSALAAAARRAGSLGLRPVVLTSTITGETHEAARFLVAVAREALSSGNPARPPACILMGGETTLRVTGGGLGGRNQEFALTAALELDGIDGVTVLSAGTDGTDGPTDAAGAFADGATLVRARAAGLDAAGHLARNDSYRFFDTLGDLLRTGPTGTNVMDVMMAVVGR
- a CDS encoding NAD+ synthase, with translation MRTFRIAMAQINTCVGDIRGNAARIRDYASRAARVGADMVVFPELAVTGYPPEDLLLKPKFISDNIEAVFTLACQIEAVTAVIGFVDRRDYIYNAAAVVQGGRVAGIYRKMFLPNYGVFDEERYFQRGAAALNVVVGDTTVGVSICEDIWYPEGPAAVQALGGAEVIVNINASPYHMGKLATREEMLATRAMDYEAVVVYCNLVGGQDELVFDGRSMILDEEGRLLARGAAFEEDLVIADLDIEAVARKRLRDTRRRSKVSGLVRDGGLEVVDLHGAVREERKRRQAPVIAPALGRLEEVAGALELGTRDYVEKNGFGRVLVGLSGGVDSALVAVVASAALGAGRVSTVYMPSRYSSPRSGELASVLAANLGTSHRTVAVDDIFDAYLKTLAPVFEDRPPDVTEENIQARIRGNILMALSNKFGWLVLTTGNKSEMSVGYATLYGDMAGGFAVIKDVPKRLVYELARFYNERAGRELIPEEILTRAPSAELRPGQTDQDTLPPYDVLDDLLRHYVEEDRSLDELLALGFDREVASAVVRMVDRSEYKRRQAPPGIKITPKAFGKDRRMPITNGYGG
- a CDS encoding sulfite oxidase-like oxidoreductase is translated as MEAQRPVKDGVITSPDTLRGGDRLPPGQRLVADWPVLHHGEPPDIELRRWRLRIHGLCAPERTLDYDAFLALPRVLVRSDIHCVTGWSRFDNLWEGVSTRTLGGLVEIDPTARHVVVHGHGGFTTNLPLDDFFAVDSLIAVKHDGELLDIEHGYPARLVVPRLYFWKSAKWVTAIEFTAEDRPGFWEKRGYHNHGDPWKEERYGEP